One Odontesthes bonariensis isolate fOdoBon6 chromosome 12, fOdoBon6.hap1, whole genome shotgun sequence genomic window, AGTAGCAGCTGCAGGGAATGTGCATTTCTGTATACATAAAGATGTCAGCCTGATGAGCCCAATTGTTAGATACCAGGACGGTAGCGTgactaaaaacatgaaaatgatCCGAGACTCAAAGACGCCATAAAATATTGGGAACTATACGATATAATTCTTCTGCATACTTCAGCTAGATGAAGACAAACCTAACACCTGCTCCTTTGAAACGCCCAATCAGACACGCGGTTCTATTCTCTGTGCTTCTGTGAAACgcgatgtttgttttttttgttggttttttttcatctttctttaTTGGTTATGAGATAAACTTATCAAAATATGCGAGtgcaaaagattttttttgcaaaactCCTCGAAGACCGTTCAGTGTGTGCAGACACCTGTTAAACTTGTAATTTATAAGAAGAGACATTTTTAAGAAAAACAGCTTGAGACCAACAAACACAACaggtttataaaaaaatatgtcaaatgtaaaaaagaaaaaacaacatgtaTATCATATCTAAATGTAAATATGCAAATATCAGCTGGAGTTAATATGAAGCATAAGCCACCCTAAAACAATCTATGGACAACTTTTTTCCAAAATTACAGTGGGTAGTTACAGACACTGACCTACAGGGGGCGCAAAGAAGCTGAAGTGCTGGAGATGACAGATCCAATGTgagaaaaaagattttaaaactggactATAAAAATGTTTTGACTCAGGAGCTCTTGCACAATATCTTACAgcatcttttttaaaaatgttattaagTTGTACATTGTGCAGCAACATCTTTGGAAAAATCCAGACTTTTTTTGCTTCTGCCTGAAGTCTTGACGATCCCTCCATCTTGTGTGCCCGTCGCAGAAAACAGAACAGCAGAAGCGGGCAACTTTTCCGTTTGTTTTGCAACTGAGATTTTTGGATCAAATCGGCGTGTCCCCCCCCTCTCAGATCATAAAGGACTGCGTTTGTTTGTAGTGCTTGAGCTGCAGAGAGCAGAGAGACATACACACAATCGTTTCCTTTAATTAGCCAAACAACTGTTACCGGCAGCTTATCAACAGCATTTAATGGCAAACCCCAAATTCAAGGAAGCTAAACAAGGCCCGGCACGACAGCGGGCCCTTTGATCACTCACGTTGCGggttggaggaggaggaggaggaggcggagggtTGTAGGACTTGGTGCTGAAAGACAGAGGGTGACAGTTCAGTATGAGCTCACTACCCAACGGCAACACAAAGTTACAGACAACATGGAATGGGAGCAAAAAGTGAAACACATTTACCTTTTTGTCTTCTTGCTCTCTGTtcagagaaaagagaaatgGTGAGAATTATTGGGATTATTGTCACATTTCCCTCATTGCCTGTTGGCAGACGTGATTAATAACTAGTAACCACAATTTCCCATGCAGCGTCACTTTTCTGTCCATTTTCCTCTCTGTTATGGCCTCAACCTTTAAAAGAAATATCTGGCTCTTTGAGCTGCTTATTGTTCCAATTTGTCCACCAACTGGTCTCCCAGTTTTTTCTTCCTGTCGTTTGTTTCCGAGCCCGGCAGTACACCATGGGTTCACCAGGGCACTGTCACTGAAAACAACTGCCTGACGGAGAGAACGATTATAACAGCCGTAAAACAGTAAAACTGAGGGCCGTAAAAAGCAAGCAATTAGTTAAACGATGCTAAATTTGTCCCAGGAATGAGGAAACAGATCAGTGAAtgaacacagactcacacattCAATTGTAATGGAATCTTTGACTCAAATTAATATCCGAATACGCGTTGGCACACGCATCTGTAAGTTGGCACACTGTCGGTGCCTCTGAATGAATCTACGTTTTGTGTTTCCAGTTTTTGTAAGTGTGATTactgttgaaaaagaaaaaaaacatgttaaagaCTGAAAAACAGTTGCTGAAGATGATTGTTACAAAATGAAAACACTTTTTTCATCCCATTCTGGACATTTGATTAAACATCACTGCGATGTGTTTGGTGGTTCTACCTTGTACGGCTCTCTGGGCAAAAAGCACTACATTCAAAGTGTTTCAGCTGGAAGTCAGTAGAAGTCTCGGCTGATAACTTGTGACAGTGAATATTCACGGCCTGATTGAAAACTTGCCTGTTAGCACTGTTAGATGAGCACTGCAGTTTTTTCGGCACTTGTGCATAAGTTTTAATATGGCCGCCATTATGTCACTGATATCTGAAACCACCAACGTCTGACGTTGTATAAACTAGACTTTTAGCTGATCAAAACTCTTGTTAACAGTGATAGTTGAATGGAAGACGAACGAAGACGGATATGGACATGCTCCTATGTCTCAAAAGTAAAAGTTGatgtgacagacacacactcggGTCTCTCTCACACAACGAAACACACACTTCTGTAGCAGCATCACACGACTCACTCTTGCAGCATCCTCGGCGGcggcagacacagacacagatgcAGCAGAACAGGATGAGCGCCACAAATCCCGAAGCACCCGCTATTAAAATCGTCATATTCAAAGGATCTGGAAGGATAACAGATATGTCattatcgtttttttttttctttttgttattgtggggtttttttattggggggggggggttccacAAAGATGCTTACACTCGATAACTTTCAGCTGTTGGGCCACACAGCTCTTGGGCGCTCCCACACTGTTGGAGGACTCACAGCGGTACATCCCTGCATCCGCTTTGGACACACTTTTAAACTTCTGCTCCAAACAAACAGAGATGAGTTAAGAATGGCCATAGAGTGCCTGTGTGTATATAGATTTTCACTTTAAGTGCTCACCAGCGTGCCCTTGTTTGCATCGGTGCTGTAGGGAGTATCTGCTGTGGCCGTCAGAGCCTTGTTGTCTTTGTACCAGCGGTAGGTAGCAGGAGGCATACTGAGCTTGTCCTTACAGTGAAGCTCCAGGGCCGTGCCAATGAACACCGAGCTGGGCACCTCGCAGGACGGGACATGAGGGGGCACTGAGGTGGCATGGAGGGAAGACACCAAAAAGGTTTACCAAAATATATCATCTGTAATTTCTGGGAAGTAAACACTCTGCACTCCAACACCTTTATGACCAGCTGATGTATTGATCCGCTGCGTCTGAGGCGTCCGCTCCTACAAAGCAGTTAAAATCCTTCTTTCATCTTTGCAAAGACATAAAAGCTAAAACTGTTCAATTTATACTTAAAGTCTAACAAAATGAAGTAGTGTGTTACTATTTAACAACTTGAGGtcgaactttttttttaaaataaaataaaaaagctttGCTCACTAAAGTGAAACCCATTTGCTCAGAGTGAGCTGGAGTTTATCCCAGCACACACTGGGAGTGTTGCGAGTGTGTTACATATAGAGcactcacacccacacacattcaCCCTGTTTTGGCTGAAGGGTGAATGTGTAAACAACCACTGATCCGCACGTCGTCAAAGTCAGATACTACTCATACCACTCCCATCTCCTCCTTAATTCCTCATTATGATTTAGTGTACAAAATACCTAACCTTGTACTTCGTTTTTATAGGAAAATAATAATCAGATCCAATTTTATTACCATTTGCCAAGCAACAGGGCAGAACACTGACACGGTGTATAAGGTACAAGGTCATAAGCACAGTTCCCGTTTATAGCAGCATGTGTTTTTAACATCTAACCCCAACCATTTCCTTATGAGAGCAAAGTTCAAAAGTGAAAGGACTGTGGAAAACATGCGGGGCAGGTCTTGAACGAAAGGTTCTTGCATAGAAGTCTGCAGACATAAGCCTCTGCCACCTCTTCCTGGCTCCTAATTAGTGTTTCTGAGCAAGTCAGCAGCGTCAAACATCACGTAGCAAGACACTGAACATCATTACGGGGTGAGAAGTTGACAGCGTATCCGTGTTTAAAAAGggggataaaaaataaataaataaatcaggaaAACCTTgcttgtgtgcttttttttttttaaatccaaatttctctttttccttcacgtaaaatgtccaaatgtttttgaTGACTTCATCTTGAGCCCGATAGAAGAGACATAGATTTATCCACTCACACATGAAGTAGAAATGCTAACCTAGTTTTACATCAAAACACGTAACAGTTATGTTGGTCTAAAACCAAAACATTATTTTCAATGTAAAGACAGAGATGCTTACGTTTATCTACATTCTcagcttttttctctcttttttttgcacatttgatTTCTTTTAGGTTGCATCCATATAATGTGACGCCCCTTTTTTTTTGCGTCTGACTTTTTTTACTTCCTTTAGTCCCAACCTGGTTAGATTTAGGCACAAAAACAATCTAAATGTAAGGAAAGATGACGGGTCTGGTTCAAATACACACTTTGAGAACTAAAGTTCTAAAATAGCACAGTTTAACATGGTCTTTTTGCTAACAGTCGTAGAATTTAGGTCATACCGAGCACATTGAGGGTTACAGTAGCCTCTCCGAGGTTGACGTGGTCCTCGCTGGCTGTTACCTCACAGCGATATTCTCCTGAGTCTTTCTGGGTGACTGAGTGTATCGTCAGCGTCGCTCCCTCCATCTTTGCCCGTCCTACGTAAGATCCTACAGTGGAGAGTAGAGGACTGAGGATGGAAAAGAAATACCAAACCAAACGCAACAAAAAGCATGATCGAAGGATGGAGAGAAATGTTCCAAAAGTATTTGTCTCTCTCGATAAGCTTTGTTGTGGACATTTTCCTAAGTGAGTCTAAGAGAAGACTATGAGAGAAGAGAGGAACAACTAAGCtgtctttgttgtatttatttcttGCAAGAAAGGTCCATCAGTCATACAAGAAAACATGGCAGTCTGCAGAGTGACCGCAGGGAGGTTTTTATACACAtgagctgggcaagttaacACAGTGTTGCTATCGAGAGACCCCGTCGGTCACCGGGAGAAGATGCTTTGCCCAAAGTGTTATTTGTTGAGTTGAGACAATAACTGAAAGCCATTGAACAACTTTCACAAGACACATATAGAACTTGCCAAGGCATTGTATGACTCACCAGTAAATTTGTTGTCGAAATAAACAAAAgtcaccccctttccttttttcttccacTCAATTCGAGGGTTTTGATCTTTTTCTGTCCTGAACTCGCAGGAAAGCACAGCATCTGAGAGGGTAGAAAGCACAACGGTTATGTTACTTTTACATGACGcccaccttttttttctttttttctttaatccgATTTGAGTtcaatttgttgttttcttcaccAGCTGTTTACTTAAGTAATACTGGACCGTGCTGATGGAGTTTTTAGAGGACTTATGTGCAATTCTCATGTTTTTGACACAAGTTAAATGCTACTTTCCCTTGTTCCTAGGTATGTTTCCAAAAGGATTTTTCaataattatctatattttgtAATCTCATTTAAGAGGGTTGGAGGTAGTTTCAGCAAAACGGCTAAATTCACTGTACTCATACAGCACTTTTCTTGTCTTATCAACCGCTCAAAAAGCTTGCACTCTACAAGTCCCATTCTGCACACCTTTAATGACCTAAATGCCGTTCTATTTTACTGACACACCGATGATGCATCAATATATCTCAGCCTGAGACCCTTGAAACTGTGTACCAGAGGAACCTGGGATCGGATCAGAAGTACGACCTGCTCTTCCTGCTGACTCGGGATTATGTAAATCCATTTTTTCCGATCTGCTTTAATCAGTTTGGCAGTGGTCTGTCTGTCGATCCGAGTGGTGTGTTTTGCAGAAGAGGAAGGAGGTAATTAGATATACAAAGATACGAGATGCAATATCCCTTCGCATCTAACCTTTCTTGTAGGCATTCCTTACAGTGAAAATGAGCATGATCTAATGTTGTGTAAAT contains:
- the jam2b gene encoding junctional adhesion molecule 2b, coding for MLALPLLVTILHSPICPSVTVSSSKPKVEIHEHTDAVLSCEFRTEKDQNPRIEWKKKGKGVTFVYFDNKFTGSYVGRAKMEGATLTIHSVTQKDSGEYRCEVTASEDHVNLGEATVTLNVLVPPHVPSCEVPSSVFIGTALELHCKDKLSMPPATYRWYKDNKALTATADTPYSTDANKGTLKFKSVSKADAGMYRCESSNSVGAPKSCVAQQLKVIEYPLNMTILIAGASGFVALILFCCICVCVCRRRGCCKKSKKTKSTKSYNPPPPPPPPPTRNLKHYKQTQSFMI